A single genomic interval of Prunus dulcis chromosome 5, ALMONDv2, whole genome shotgun sequence harbors:
- the LOC117629119 gene encoding uncharacterized protein LOC117629119 translates to MPQAFIPELAWFKVMLYVATQSSEDLFRMASVCPLFHTLANTPQVWNTISMAKYPDHPSWYHANPAVQHFLQQCRACDNPESIFREAFEVFFRQGNVEALYGMRIAATAGHMEAAYLVGLLGMSEIGQSKKDALEFLCSLNQRNNIDMKGTRDALRRRLSRVFSVARHIVDMFYYGKIKFNHCSACNNNEWCFVIQGWPTEEKINPAFWTCCNRCKWHRESIFWFKVMRVYVVPGNPYPYN, encoded by the coding sequence ATGCCCCAAGCCTTCATCCCGGAGTTAGCTTGGTTTAAAGTGATGTTATACGTGGCAACCCAATCATCGGAAGATCTCTTCCGTATGGCATCTGTGTGCCCATTGTTCCATACGTTGGCAAACACTCCACAAGTGTGGAACACCATTTCAATGGCAAAGTACCCAGACCATCCTAGCTGGTACCATGCCAATCCTGCGGTCCAGCATTTCTTGCAACAATGCAGGGCTTGCGATAACCCTGAGTCGATATTTAGAGAAGCATTCGAAGTTTTTTTCAGGCAGGGTAACGTGGAAGCGTTGTATGGGATGCGCATTGCAGCCACGGCAGGCCATATGGAAGCGGCATATCTAGTTGGACTACTTGGCATGTCCGAAATTGGTCAGTCAAAAAAGGATGCATTAGAATTCTTGTGTTCTTTGAATCAACGTAACAACATTGATATGAAAGGAACCAGGGATGCTTTGAGACGAAGATTAAGCCGAGTTTTCTCTGTTGCAAGACATATCGTAGATATGTTTTACTATGGGAAGATTAAGTTCAATCACTGCAGCGCTTGTAACAACAATGAATGGTGTTTTGTTATTCAAGGCTGGCCTACTGAAGAAAAGATAAATCCTGCCTTCTGGACTTGTTGCAATCGATGCAAATGGCACCGTGAGagtattttttggttcaaGGTGATGCGTGTGTATGTTGTGCCAGGGAATCCATACCCTTATAATTAG